The following are encoded in a window of Labeo rohita strain BAU-BD-2019 unplaced genomic scaffold, IGBB_LRoh.1.0 scaffold_208, whole genome shotgun sequence genomic DNA:
- the LOC127159334 gene encoding LOW QUALITY PROTEIN: NLR family CARD domain-containing protein 3 (The sequence of the model RefSeq protein was modified relative to this genomic sequence to represent the inferred CDS: substituted 1 base at 1 genomic stop codon) — protein sequence MQYFILFTNRVQYETLDSDVQTHRKHKNFKDNLLWIFQDLESKIITFLKNELEKFKKILQEEDVQYVVKDFNENRCSIKEAALDLTLYFLREMKQDEAADTLEDELFFIHQLKCSLKEKYQCVFEGIAKQGDSTLLNNIXTDLYITQGCSEQVNTEHEVRQIEVASRRHESQEIQVERTNLFEAPEQDEQIRTVLTKGVAGIGKSVSVQKFVLDWAEGKENKDISFIFPLPFREMNLKEQEKLSLMDLITQFFPETKGMNLTRRNQKLLFILDGLDEFRLPLNFKENETLLDVSSPSSLDVLLTNLIKGNLLPSALIWITTRPAAASKIPPDCIDRLTEIRGFNDAQKEEYFRKRITDEDLARGIIDHVKQSKSLFIMCHIPVFCWISATVLQNILEAKRNNVVKNNQADDKSKILQESNTEDTPKTLTQMYSHFLRFQILQSRRKYDGEYTPDVSWDKDAILSLGKLAFHQLERNNVIFYGTDLKDCGIDVDKASVYSGMCTQIFKEETGIVLGTMYCFVHLSIQEFIAALYAHLFLDINKKCVFDQDSIEQENKSETMINLLKTAVDSKVFESGSGYLDFFLHFLPSLSLQSKKNMTDLLKTAVDKALESDNGHLDLFLRFLLGLSLQSNQRLLQGLLTQQDGHDLIKKRNSSVHQAEI from the exons ATGCAGTACTTCATTTTATTCACTAATAGGGTTCAATATGAGACATTAGATTCAGACGTCCAGACTCACAGGAAACACAAGAATTTCAAAGACAATCTCCTGTGGATATTCCAG GATCTTGAAagcaaaataatcacatttctgAAGAATGAGCTGgaaaaatttaagaaaatattacaagaagAAGATGTACAATACGTTGTGAAGGATTTTAATGAGAACAGATGCAGTATCAAAGAAGCAGCTCTTGATCTCACACTCTACTTCCTGAGAGAGATGAAGCAAGATGAAGCTGCTGATACTTTAGAAG ATGAGCTGTTCTTCATTCATCAGCTAAAATGCAGCTTAAAGGAAAAGTATCAATGTGTGTTTGAAGGAATTGCAAAGCAAGGTGACTCTACACTTCTGAATAACATCTAAACAGATCTCTATATCACTCAGGGTTGTAGTGAACAGGTCAATACTGAACATGAGGTAAGACAGATTGAAGTTGCTTCCAGGCGTCATGAGTCACAAGAAATACAGGTTGAACGCACAAATTTGTTTGAAGCACCTGAACAAGACGAGCAGATCAGAACTGTACTGACAAAAGGAGTTGCTGGCATCGGAAAATCAGTCTCTGTACAGAAGTTTGTTCTGGATTGggctgaaggaaaagaaaataaagatatCAGCTTCATATTTCCTCTCCCATTTAGAGAGATGAACTTAAAGGAGCAAGAAAAACTAAGTTTGATGGACCTTATAACTCAGTTTTTCCCTGAGACTAAAGGAATGAACCTTACAAGAAGGAACCAAAAACTCCTGTTCATtcttgatggtttggatgaATTTCGTCTTCCTTTAAACTTTAAGGAAAATGAGACATTGCTTGATGTGTCTTCACCATCATCTCTGGATGTTCTCCTAACGAACCTCATCAAGGGAAATCTGCTTccttctgctctcatctggatcaccaccAGACCAGCAGCTGCCAGTAAGATTCCTCCTGACTGTATCGACCGGCTGACAGAGATACGAGGATTCAATGATGCACAAAAGGAGGAGTACTTCAGAAAAAGAATCACGGATGAGGATCTGGCCAGAGGAATCATTGATCATGTTAAACAATCAAAGAGTCTCTttatcatgtgccacatcccagtcTTCTGCTGGATTTCAGCCACTGTTCTCCAGAACATTTTAGAGgcaaaaagaaataatgttgtgAAAAATAATCAGGCTGATGACAAATCCAAAATACTACAGGAATCAAATACTGAAGACACTCCAAAGACTCTGACACAAATGTACTCACACTTTCTCAGATTTCAGATCCTGCAGAGCAGACGAAAGTATGATGGAGAATATACACCAGATGTTTCCTGGGATAAAGATGCCATCCTTTCACTGGGGAAACTGGCATTTCATCAGCTGGAAAGAAACAATGTAATCTTCTATGGCACAGATCTGAAAGACTGTGGTATTGATGTTGATAAAGCATCAGTGTATTCAGGCATGTGTACCCAGATCTTTAAGGAGGAAACGGGGATCGTTCTTGGTACCATGTACTGCTTTGTTCACTTGAGCATTCAAGAGTTTATTGCAGCACTTTATGCTCATCTGTTTCTAGACATCAACAAGAAATGTGTGTTTGATCAAGACTCTATAGAACAGGAAAACAAAAGTGAAACCATGATTAATTTGCTCAAGACTGCAGTGGACAGCAAGGTGTTTGAGAGTGGTAGTGGTTATCTGGACTTTTTCCTTCACTTCCTTCCCAGTCTGTCACTCCAgtccaaaaaaaacatgactgatTTGCTCAAGACTGCAGTGGACAAGGCACTAGAGAGTGATAATGGACACCTGGATCTTTTTCTTCGATTCCTCCTCGGTTTGTCACTCCAGTCCAATCAGCGACTCTTACAGGGTCTGTTGACACAGCAGGATGGACATGACCtaatcaaaaaaagaaatagttcaGTACATCAAGCAGAAATTTGA